One genomic segment of Petrotoga olearia DSM 13574 includes these proteins:
- the mtnA gene encoding S-methyl-5-thioribose-1-phosphate isomerase codes for MKNIKTMTMEWTGNSLILIDQRYLPLEEKYVECRNYLDVANSIKDMVVRGAPAIGASAAFGFVLGAKEFSHLSDKNLFLNKLEEVKNSLSKTRPTAVNLFWALNRMDKLLKESLQNKETNDIVGILEEEALKIAYEDIEINKQIGKNGESLLNDGDTVLTHCNAGALATVDYGTALGVIRAAVENGKNIQVFADETRPYLQGARLTVWELIKSGIKTTLITDNMAGWVMKQGKINAVIVGADRIARNGDVANKIGTYSVAVLAKRHGIPFYVAAPLSTIDIETKNGEGIPIEERNHNEVRFCHKTRLVPEDVNVYNPAFDVTPNELVTAIITEKKVLRPPYEKNIVEVATL; via the coding sequence ATGAAAAATATAAAAACTATGACAATGGAATGGACAGGAAACAGTCTAATCTTGATAGATCAGAGGTATTTACCCCTCGAAGAAAAGTATGTAGAATGTAGAAATTATCTTGATGTTGCCAACTCAATAAAAGATATGGTAGTAAGAGGAGCTCCTGCTATAGGAGCAAGTGCTGCGTTTGGCTTCGTTTTAGGGGCAAAAGAGTTTTCGCATCTTTCTGACAAGAATCTATTTTTAAACAAATTAGAAGAAGTAAAAAACAGTTTATCTAAAACCCGACCTACCGCAGTAAACTTATTTTGGGCGTTAAACAGAATGGATAAACTTTTAAAAGAAAGCTTACAGAATAAAGAAACAAATGACATTGTAGGGATATTGGAAGAAGAAGCCTTAAAAATCGCATATGAAGATATTGAAATAAATAAACAGATCGGTAAGAACGGAGAATCTTTATTAAACGATGGGGACACTGTTTTAACACATTGCAATGCAGGAGCTTTAGCAACCGTTGATTATGGAACCGCTTTAGGGGTTATTAGAGCAGCCGTAGAGAATGGAAAAAACATCCAGGTCTTTGCGGATGAAACGAGGCCCTACCTTCAAGGAGCAAGATTGACCGTTTGGGAATTGATTAAAAGCGGTATCAAAACAACACTAATTACAGACAATATGGCAGGTTGGGTAATGAAACAAGGAAAAATAAACGCTGTAATAGTAGGAGCCGATAGAATCGCTCGTAACGGTGACGTTGCAAACAAAATTGGAACTTATTCTGTAGCTGTTCTAGCAAAAAGACATGGTATTCCTTTTTATGTAGCTGCTCCTCTTTCAACTATAGACATAGAAACAAAAAATGGTGAAGGTATCCCCATTGAAGAAAGAAACCACAACGAGGTAAGATTTTGTCACAAAACTCGTTTAGTACCAGAAGATGTAAATGTTTACAACCCCGCCTTTGATGTAACTCCAAATGAATTAGTTACGGCTATAATTACCGAAAAGAAAGTCCTAAGACCTCCCTATGAAAAAAACATAGTGGAAGTGGCCACCCTTTGA